One window of Chloroflexota bacterium genomic DNA carries:
- a CDS encoding 3-phosphoglycerate dehydrogenase: MKHALILAPFAEASAKRLGEKMQVTHENWLEAGRIYDPEELGRRLAAEQVHYLVVEADFVFEETFEAAKGLELVGICRNALNHVDIDAATKHGVLVVNVPGRNSLAVAEHTIGLMLGLARRIPQADAFIKGGAWEDPVGGYRNFRGTELAGKIAGIVGLGAIGRLVAKRLAAMEMRLLAFDPYLDARLASSLGIQLTTLDDLLSRSDYVLVHAPANEATMGLIGEGQLKRMKASAYLINPSAPGVVDEAALIAALQAGRIAGAALDVFEGHPLQENSPLRQMSNVVLTPHIGGATEETVERQSEMIAEDILLVAQGRQPKRLVNPAVLKEHALRAKLKV, translated from the coding sequence ATGAAGCACGCACTTATCCTGGCGCCGTTCGCAGAGGCTTCCGCAAAGCGGCTTGGCGAGAAGATGCAGGTCACGCACGAGAACTGGCTGGAGGCCGGGCGCATCTACGACCCGGAGGAGCTGGGCCGCCGGCTTGCGGCGGAGCAGGTGCACTATCTGGTAGTGGAGGCTGACTTCGTCTTCGAGGAGACGTTTGAGGCGGCAAAGGGCCTGGAGCTTGTGGGCATCTGCCGCAACGCGCTCAATCACGTGGATATAGATGCCGCCACGAAGCACGGCGTCCTAGTAGTGAATGTCCCTGGACGGAACAGCCTCGCTGTGGCGGAGCACACCATCGGGTTGATGCTCGGCCTAGCGCGGCGCATCCCTCAGGCAGACGCCTTCATCAAAGGCGGCGCGTGGGAGGACCCTGTGGGGGGCTATCGCAACTTCCGCGGGACGGAGCTTGCGGGCAAAATTGCGGGTATCGTGGGGCTTGGCGCAATCGGCCGCCTGGTGGCAAAACGCCTTGCCGCGATGGAGATGCGCCTGCTGGCATTCGACCCGTATCTCGATGCGCGCCTCGCCTCATCCCTCGGCATCCAGCTGACGACGCTGGATGACCTCCTGTCGCGGAGCGACTACGTGCTGGTCCACGCCCCCGCAAACGAGGCGACGATGGGGCTGATCGGCGAGGGGCAATTGAAGCGGATGAAGGCGTCCGCTTACCTCATCAACCCATCTGCGCCAGGAGTTGTTGACGAGGCCGCGCTGATAGCGGCGCTGCAGGCAGGACGCATCGCAGGCGCGGCGCTGGACGTCTTTGAAGGGCATCCCTTGCAGGAGAACAGCCCGCTGCGCCAGATGAGCAACGTGGTGCTGACGCCGCACATCGGCGGCGCGACGGAGGAGACGGTGGAGCGCCAATCGGAGATGATCGCTGAGGATATCCTGCTTGTCGCTCAGGGAAGACAGCCGAAGCGGCTCGTGAATCCTGCCGTGCTCAAAGAGCATGCGCTTCGAGCGAAGCTGAAGGTCTGA
- a CDS encoding FAD-dependent oxidoreductase has product MDRPQDMVGNDREKPAAGKSVVVVGGGLAGISAAIELGERGYGVTLLEKRPYLGGRAFSFVDKETGVEVDNGQHVFMKCCTAYIALLKKLGVEERTRVQSRLRVNVTNGKGVSSAIYRIGLPPPLHLGPSLLGYKHVSLGDKLRIGRTVLKMQRMSLAKRRALDGVSFYDWLKGQGQSERSIETLWNLIVLPTCNDDAKHVSASQAIMVFQEGLLRDAAGADIGYSRVPLSKLLAEEAATAIKAHGGQVRLDRTAQRLAGDGSRVTGVEVFGQGMLGGDAVVLALPPKAMLELLPESLRQDAFFSRANKITMSPIVNLHFWFDRKVADWEFVSFLDNAAHWVFNKSAMSGDGTGPGQYLSVSLSGAHAYIDMPKDELKALFLSELGKAVPGIKGANVTRFIVVRERFATFTPAPGTAANRLPCRTPVPNLFLAGEWTDNDWPSTMEGAVRSGIAAAREAAQVL; this is encoded by the coding sequence ATGGATCGCCCTCAAGATATGGTCGGCAACGACCGTGAAAAACCTGCTGCCGGCAAAAGCGTCGTCGTAGTCGGCGGCGGGCTTGCCGGAATCTCGGCCGCCATAGAGCTGGGCGAGCGCGGCTATGGCGTCACGCTTCTGGAGAAGCGGCCATACCTGGGAGGGAGGGCCTTCTCGTTCGTGGACAAGGAGACAGGCGTGGAGGTGGACAACGGCCAGCATGTCTTCATGAAGTGCTGCACGGCCTATATAGCCCTGCTCAAGAAGCTGGGCGTTGAGGAGAGGACGCGGGTGCAGAGCCGCCTACGGGTGAACGTCACCAACGGCAAGGGCGTCTCATCTGCCATCTACCGCATCGGGCTGCCGCCGCCCCTGCACTTAGGGCCATCGCTTCTGGGATACAAGCACGTGAGCCTGGGAGACAAACTGCGCATCGGGCGGACGGTGCTGAAGATGCAGCGCATGTCTCTTGCGAAACGGCGCGCGCTGGACGGCGTGAGCTTCTACGACTGGCTCAAAGGCCAAGGGCAGAGCGAGCGCTCCATCGAGACGTTGTGGAACCTCATCGTCCTGCCGACGTGCAACGACGACGCGAAGCATGTGAGCGCATCCCAGGCGATCATGGTCTTTCAGGAAGGCCTTCTGCGCGATGCGGCGGGCGCGGACATCGGCTATTCGAGGGTGCCGCTTTCAAAGCTGCTCGCGGAGGAGGCGGCGACCGCCATCAAGGCGCATGGCGGCCAGGTACGGCTGGACCGGACGGCACAGCGGTTGGCGGGCGATGGCAGCAGAGTCACAGGCGTGGAGGTCTTCGGCCAAGGGATGCTGGGCGGTGACGCGGTTGTGCTGGCGCTGCCGCCAAAGGCGATGCTGGAGCTGCTTCCCGAGTCCCTTCGACAAGATGCCTTCTTCTCCCGGGCAAACAAGATCACGATGTCGCCCATCGTCAACCTGCACTTCTGGTTCGATAGGAAGGTGGCCGATTGGGAGTTCGTCTCATTCCTGGACAATGCCGCCCATTGGGTCTTCAATAAGTCGGCCATGTCAGGAGATGGAACAGGTCCCGGGCAGTATCTCAGCGTCTCTCTCAGCGGCGCGCATGCCTATATTGATATGCCGAAGGACGAGCTGAAAGCGCTCTTCCTCTCTGAGCTTGGCAAGGCCGTCCCAGGAATCAAAGGGGCCAATGTGACCAGGTTCATCGTCGTCCGGGAGCGCTTCGCCACGTTCACGCCTGCCCCAGGAACGGCGGCGAATCGTCTCCCTTGCCGCACGCCGGTGCCGAATCTCTTCCTGGCGGGCGAGTGGACGGACAATGACTGGCCGTCCACGATGGAGGGCGCGGTGCGAAGCGGCATTGCAGCGGCCCGCGAGGCGGCACAGGTGTTATGA
- the hpnC gene encoding squalene synthase HpnC, which yields MTQTPARTADLSEAFAACERLAKSHYENFTVVSWFFPKRLRPSMYAVYAFCRHTDDLGDEAAGDRMALLDAWETDLRRCYTGTPEHPFLQALQGTIQQHQMPRDLFLRLIEANRMDQRIKRYPTYQDVLRYCEHSATPVGRMVLHVFGYRDEERGRLSDATCIALQLANFWQDVRRDLAMDRIYIPQEDMARFGYSEAELRKGVANDAFRALMAFEVERARGLFREGLKLVDKVEGELRLDLRLFSDGGLSTLDAIKRRRYDVLSARLTVSKIKKVNLMLTGFAHLAAIKLFGGGRRG from the coding sequence ATGACACAGACGCCGGCCCGAACAGCCGACTTGAGCGAAGCCTTCGCGGCATGCGAGCGCCTGGCGAAATCGCACTACGAAAACTTCACCGTCGTCTCCTGGTTCTTCCCGAAGCGCCTGCGCCCGTCCATGTACGCCGTCTATGCCTTCTGCCGCCACACGGACGACCTGGGCGACGAGGCGGCGGGAGACCGCATGGCGCTCCTGGACGCCTGGGAGACAGACCTGCGCCGCTGTTACACCGGAACGCCGGAGCATCCGTTCCTGCAGGCGCTGCAAGGGACGATCCAGCAGCACCAGATGCCGAGGGATCTCTTCCTGCGGCTCATCGAAGCGAACCGGATGGACCAGCGGATCAAGCGCTACCCCACGTACCAGGACGTGCTGCGCTACTGCGAGCATTCGGCGACGCCGGTGGGCAGGATGGTGCTGCACGTCTTCGGCTATCGGGACGAGGAGCGCGGGAGGCTTTCGGACGCGACGTGCATCGCGCTGCAGCTGGCGAATTTCTGGCAGGACGTCCGCCGCGACCTGGCGATGGACCGCATCTATATCCCCCAGGAGGACATGGCGCGCTTCGGCTACAGCGAGGCGGAGCTCCGGAAGGGCGTGGCGAACGACGCCTTTCGCGCGCTGATGGCGTTCGAGGTGGAGCGCGCACGCGGGCTCTTCCGCGAGGGCCTGAAGCTGGTGGACAAGGTGGAGGGCGAACTGCGGCTGGACCTGCGCCTCTTCAGCGACGGCGGCCTCTCTACCCTGGACGCCATCAAACGCCGCCGGTACGACGTGCTTTCGGCGCGGCTGACGGTAAGCAAGATAAAGAAGGTCAACCTGATGCTGACGGGCTTCGCGCACCTGGCGGCCATCAAGCTCTTCGGCGGAGGGCGCCGTGGGTAA
- the ispG gene encoding flavodoxin-dependent (E)-4-hydroxy-3-methylbut-2-enyl-diphosphate synthase: MNAKQGQKQAASNEHVIARRRLSKVVQVGNVFVGGMHPVVVQSMTDTETANIEATVAQVKLLAEAGSELVRVTVNSDEAAAAVPEVRKRLDAMGCTAPLIGDFHFIGHRLLRDHPACAKTLAKYRINPGNVGRGPRHDENFRTFIEIARELHKPVRIGVNAGSLDQEVLIKKMDANSKRAQPMTGDDVEREALIESAMASAQAAVDLGLPEDKIIISCKVSRLPQMVEAYRELARRCEFPLHLGLTEAGMGTKGIVATTAALSILLYDGIGDTIRSSLTPEPGGDRAKEVRLCQEILQALHLRSFRPAVTSCPGCGRTTSSLFRELARDIQTHLDAKMPVWRTQYPGAKDLKVAVMGCVVNGPGESRAADIGISLPGSGEAPRAPVFVDGERKTFLEGPTIASDFITMVEAYVADKWGRA; encoded by the coding sequence ATGAACGCGAAGCAGGGGCAAAAGCAAGCTGCTAGCAACGAGCATGTCATAGCCAGGCGGCGGCTCTCCAAGGTCGTCCAGGTGGGCAACGTCTTCGTCGGCGGGATGCACCCCGTCGTGGTCCAATCCATGACGGACACGGAGACGGCGAACATCGAAGCGACGGTGGCTCAGGTGAAGCTCCTGGCGGAGGCCGGCAGCGAGCTGGTGCGGGTCACAGTGAACAGCGACGAGGCGGCGGCGGCTGTCCCGGAGGTCCGCAAGCGCCTGGACGCCATGGGGTGCACGGCGCCGCTCATCGGCGACTTCCATTTCATAGGCCACCGGCTGCTGCGGGACCATCCGGCCTGCGCGAAGACCCTGGCGAAGTACCGGATCAACCCGGGAAACGTGGGGCGCGGGCCACGGCACGATGAGAACTTCCGCACCTTCATCGAGATCGCGAGGGAGCTGCATAAGCCCGTCCGCATCGGCGTCAACGCCGGAAGCCTGGACCAAGAGGTCCTGATAAAGAAGATGGATGCGAACTCGAAGCGCGCCCAGCCGATGACCGGGGACGACGTGGAGCGCGAGGCGCTCATCGAGAGCGCGATGGCCAGCGCGCAGGCGGCGGTGGACCTGGGCCTGCCGGAGGACAAGATCATCATCTCGTGCAAAGTCTCGCGCCTGCCCCAGATGGTGGAGGCCTATCGCGAGCTGGCGCGGCGCTGCGAATTCCCTCTGCACCTGGGCCTCACGGAGGCCGGCATGGGGACGAAGGGCATCGTGGCGACGACGGCGGCGCTCTCCATCCTGCTCTATGACGGCATCGGCGACACGATCCGCTCCAGCCTGACGCCTGAGCCTGGCGGCGACCGCGCGAAGGAGGTGCGGCTCTGCCAGGAGATCCTGCAGGCGCTGCACCTGCGCTCCTTCCGCCCGGCCGTGACCTCCTGCCCCGGCTGCGGTCGAACGACCTCATCGCTCTTCCGGGAGCTGGCGCGGGATATCCAGACGCACCTGGATGCGAAGATGCCTGTGTGGCGCACGCAATACCCGGGAGCGAAGGACCTGAAGGTGGCGGTGATGGGCTGCGTGGTGAACGGCCCCGGCGAATCGCGCGCCGCCGATATCGGCATCTCGCTCCCCGGCTCAGGGGAGGCGCCGCGGGCGCCGGTCTTTGTGGACGGCGAGCGGAAGACCTTTCTGGAGGGCCCGACGATCGCCAGCGACTTCATCACCATGGTGGAGGCGTACGTGGCGGACAAGTGGGGCCGCGCGTAG
- the shc gene encoding squalene--hopene cyclase, whose protein sequence is MSDPQTQPRTAQITHLRGAAGSAAEDLLLQSRMDTTIQRATRNLIGMQYHKGYWWGELESNCAIQAEFLLLTHFMGVPDPAKWRKIVTYIKRRQLPDGGWPIWYGGPSDLSIAVECYFAMKLAGVDPNEPAMAKARAFILSKGGVPKTRIFTKMWLALFGQWKWSGAPVLPAEVMLLPNNSPFSIYEFASWARGTIVACIVLLNVKPVCPVPEPAKIDEFYPLGREKTKYTFGKEESFLGWSSFFIAADKALRVWEASPVKPLRKKALDKAAAWIIERQETDGSWGGIQPPWVYSLMALKSLGYANDHPAIAKGMAGFDSFARETEDTFWTDACVSPVWDTCLAMLALQDAGVPATHPSLARATEWLLKEQVLHRKGDWAVKRPKLEPGGWAFEFENDVYPDIDDTAMVLVALHKMGWDKDPRMQLAIERGVQWLFGMQSKNGGWASFDVDNTKGFVREIPFCDFGEVLDPPTEDVTAHVLEILGRLGYRASNDKATKRGLDYLKATQKADGSWWGRWGVNYVYGQGAVLPALKWLGEDMRQPYIRKAVRWLEERQNADGGWGETIESYAKPELAGRGPSTASQTGWALLALIAAGEARGAAARRGVEYLAKTQLPNGSWDEPHYTGTGFPMDFMINYHLYRDYWPLMALGQYRQEVYGRKEHRDGRA, encoded by the coding sequence AGTACCACAAGGGTTACTGGTGGGGCGAGTTGGAGAGCAACTGCGCCATCCAGGCGGAGTTCCTGCTGTTGACGCACTTCATGGGCGTGCCGGACCCGGCGAAGTGGCGGAAGATCGTCACTTACATCAAGCGGCGCCAGCTTCCGGACGGCGGGTGGCCCATCTGGTACGGCGGCCCGAGCGACCTCAGCATCGCGGTGGAGTGCTACTTCGCGATGAAGCTGGCGGGGGTGGACCCGAACGAGCCCGCGATGGCGAAGGCTCGGGCGTTCATCCTCTCCAAGGGCGGCGTGCCAAAGACGCGCATCTTCACCAAGATGTGGCTCGCCCTCTTCGGCCAGTGGAAATGGTCGGGCGCGCCGGTGCTCCCGGCGGAAGTCATGCTGCTGCCGAACAATTCGCCCTTCAGCATCTACGAGTTCGCCAGCTGGGCGCGCGGCACCATCGTGGCCTGCATCGTGCTGCTCAATGTGAAGCCGGTCTGCCCGGTGCCCGAACCGGCGAAGATTGACGAGTTCTATCCGCTGGGGCGCGAGAAGACGAAATACACCTTCGGCAAGGAAGAGAGCTTCCTGGGCTGGAGCTCCTTCTTCATCGCCGCCGATAAGGCGCTGCGCGTGTGGGAGGCGAGTCCGGTGAAGCCGCTGCGGAAGAAGGCGCTGGACAAGGCCGCGGCGTGGATCATCGAGCGCCAGGAGACGGACGGCTCCTGGGGAGGCATCCAACCGCCGTGGGTCTACTCGCTGATGGCGCTGAAGAGCCTGGGCTATGCGAACGACCACCCAGCCATCGCGAAAGGCATGGCCGGGTTCGATAGCTTCGCCAGGGAGACGGAGGATACGTTCTGGACGGACGCCTGCGTTTCCCCCGTATGGGACACGTGCCTCGCGATGCTGGCGCTGCAGGACGCGGGCGTGCCTGCGACGCATCCTTCCCTGGCTCGGGCCACGGAATGGCTGCTGAAGGAGCAGGTGCTGCACCGCAAGGGCGATTGGGCCGTGAAGCGGCCGAAGCTGGAGCCGGGCGGCTGGGCCTTCGAGTTCGAGAACGACGTCTACCCCGATATAGACGATACGGCGATGGTGCTGGTGGCCCTGCACAAGATGGGTTGGGACAAGGACCCCAGGATGCAGCTGGCGATCGAGCGGGGGGTGCAGTGGCTGTTCGGCATGCAGAGCAAGAACGGCGGCTGGGCCTCCTTCGATGTGGACAACACGAAAGGCTTCGTGCGCGAGATCCCCTTCTGCGACTTCGGCGAGGTGCTGGACCCGCCGACGGAGGATGTGACGGCGCACGTGCTGGAGATCCTGGGCCGCCTGGGCTACCGGGCCTCCAACGACAAGGCAACGAAGCGCGGCCTGGACTATCTGAAGGCGACGCAGAAGGCGGACGGCTCCTGGTGGGGGCGCTGGGGTGTGAACTATGTCTACGGACAGGGCGCGGTGCTGCCTGCCCTGAAATGGCTCGGGGAGGATATGCGGCAGCCCTACATCCGCAAGGCGGTGCGCTGGCTTGAAGAGCGGCAGAACGCCGACGGCGGGTGGGGAGAGACGATCGAGAGCTACGCGAAGCCGGAGCTGGCAGGCCGGGGGCCCAGCACCGCCTCGCAGACCGGGTGGGCGCTGCTGGCGCTCATCGCCGCCGGGGAGGCGCGTGGTGCGGCGGCGCGCAGGGGCGTAGAATATCTGGCGAAGACCCAGCTGCCGAACGGCTCCTGGGACGAGCCGCACTACACCGGCACGGGCTTCCCCATGGACTTCATGATCAATTACCACCTCTACCGCGATTATTGGCCCCTGATGGCGCTGGGCCAGTACCGCCAAGAGGTCTACGGCCGGAAGGAGCACCGCGATGGCCGAGCATAA